Part of the Danio rerio strain Tuebingen ecotype United States chromosome 12, GRCz12tu, whole genome shotgun sequence genome, ccagaactaggttgcagctggaagggcatctgcagcgtaaaacatatatatgtatatgctgtaatagttggcggttcattccgctgtggtgacctctgataaataagggactgagccgaaggaaaatgaatgaatgcataaacacaaaagaagatattctgaagaatggtgggtaaaaaaaacagacattgacatcacatactatggaagtcgatggatATTTTTTCGAGCATTCTTCTGactatcttcttttctgttcaactgacgaaagaaactcaaacatgatgcgtaaatgatggcagagttttcattagtgggtgaaatatccctttaaagtcTGCATAATCCGGAAGCTGCAacctttttttgtattgtgacgcagttcccggagaaacagaatattaaatgagaaatgagtgggtgtggttttttttttctactgcgatctgattggatgtagtaaagtaggcatgccattcagaaagatggggaggTGGTTTGGGGAGAGTTAATACAACCTTActgactcctcctgctcaccatttctgtttgttgtcaaaactgacagctggatgggcgtggttaagtatgctTGCCACGCCCACTACCTAAGACAGACCTAATCTGGGAATTTAGCTGAAAAcgaacaggaagtgcattttcagatttcacttgaAGCTTACAAGGGTAAACTATTTTTTCTTAATGATATGAgctgatgaattgttcaccacaaaactagcaatgcaaGCTAACGCAATCAATCTGTTTAGTTTTGATTTTTATATACTTCACGGCTTTATCCTCCAACCTTGACTTTCTTTCTCATAATGCAggttgtccatccatccaatcatgcGACCATCCAGAGTATAGTGAGAGCGGTTGGGATTGTTCCTGGAGTCCCGGATCCGTGCTGCGTCCCGGATAAGATGAGCTCTCTGGCCGTACTCTTCCTGGACTCCAGCAGGAATATGCTATTGAAGATCTATCCCAGCATGTCTGTGGAAACCTGCGCCTGTCGATAAACGAGAAACACTAATGGAAATACGGATAAATAATCTGCAAAACAGTAAACTCTGCTACAGGGACTGCCGTCATATGACAAAAACAAACTCTTATGTCTGCAAATAAGACCTCAACACCTCAGATAATACAGGATCTTTGCACACAAACTTTGTATTTTCTGTCCGCTCTTTCATTTTGAATGAACTGTATATAATCCTTATTGTGACATACTGTAGTTTGCTTAAGGTAAGACTCATTTTGCAACGAATACATGGTGAATTTAAGGACAAAgagatttaaatgcatttctgtaaataaatctggTAATATTCTGCATTATGTCTCATTCGTGAACATTGGTTGATGTGTTTGTTCACTTGAAAGAATTGTGATTAAACATTTTGTTCAACGtgatttgattttatatttaagGGGACCCATAatgacaagatgtaaaataagacaccagcaaatcaaaataaaatattagtatATGTTTATGGAATGCAGttgatattataaaaaaaataaacttctactaaaggaacagttcacaaaaaagtttcaaaaaaaagttctaaagtcagaattcagagttataaagtcgGAATTGTGAATTTTTAGGTCAGAATTCCGAgtttttaagtcagaattgcgaatTATAAAAGTCAAAATTGCGAGTTACAAAGTCGGAATTGCAAGTtctaaagtcagaattccaagttataaagtcagagttCTGTTATACAGTCTGAATTGCGAGTtctaaagtcagaattgcgaggtTTTTAGGTCAGAATTCCAAGTTGTTAAgccagaattgcgagttataaagtcaaaattgcGAGTTACAAAGTCAGAAGtgcaagttataaagtcagaattcagagttataaagtcagatttcCGAGTTATAATGTCAGAATTCCGAATTAAGTCAAAAttgcaagttataaagtcagaattgcacgttaagtcagaattccgagttaagTCAAAACTCAgagttaagtcagaattacaaGTTACTAAGTCAGAATTCGTGTTAAGTTGAAATTGCGTGCtataaagtcaaaattgcaagttataaagtcagaattgtgagttattaaatcagaattccaagttataaagtcaaaattgcaagttattaagtcagaattccgagttaagtcagaatttcgagttaagtcagaattgcaagttattaattcagaattgtgagttaaagtcagaatagcAAGTAATTAAATCAGAATTGCGAAGTATAAATGAGTTTCCTGACTGCCGACTGGCCATAGATAGAGTGTTAAAGAACTcggaaattctgactttataatttatatatatatatatatatatatatatatatatatatatatatatatatatatatatatatatatatatatatatatatatatatatataaaaaataatttttttttttaattttagcattCAGTGTACTTCCAGAAATTATCCTCTtttttacaagatctaaaataaCTCTcagatgtctctagagtgtgtgtgtaagaagtttcagctcaaaataccaaacagataatgttttctaactcttTGAAACGGACCCTTTTTAGGCTTTGATACTAATATTGGCGTTTTGAtggctgtcgctttaaattcaaatgagattgtgctgtttttaaaaaagggcggagctacagatgcctatgtgtcagcGTAGTGGCAGGTTCAGAAACAAGACTAACGTACTTTGCTAATAAGGGAGACACAGTcactactgacccagccgagactcgaaccagtgaccttcttgctgtaaggcgacagtgctgaccactaagCCACCTTGAACCAtggttattatataaatatttattaaaattctaATAGTTTGGATTTGcccatttattaaaatatatatgttttattgcgAATAAAGACTTGATGAATTGTATTGGAAACAGGGAAGAGGGCGACGGTCAACTTTTAGACCCATTAACCCTTTCCACAACctgaaaatgaaaccaaatgcAAACTAAAGAGAGCGCTGGAATctttaatgttaatatttatcATTTCCGAGGCTGATAAGTTGAGACATcctacacataaacacaaacaaattcaAAGTGATGGAGTTGCCTTTATAAAAACAGAGCCTGACCGTGTAAATAAGCCTGTCAAAATCTCACTCATTAGTCGTTCTGGTAGTGTTTACAGAACGCTCATTAACTACGCGCTTCCTCCAGATAACCAAGTCCAAACCACAACATTGGTGTCAAAGATAATAGCTATGCTACTATTTTGGTTTCCAGAGCTTAGCGTGGGGCATGGGAGTAAACCTGAGGTTCACTTAAGGAACCCCGATTTCAAAGCATCATCCACAAACCAAAGTCAGATGTAAAACTTGTTGCTCAAAGTCACTTATCGCTGCAGGAACTAAAAGAAGATGTGGCGCGTAGGACATTTGCTCCTTCTGATGTCCATTGTTTTTAGGATTACCGAAGAGAAATCTTTAGGTGACGCTGGCAGCTTGGAAGATTCAATGTTCATTCAAGAGCAGAAGCTGGTTGAAGACGATGACTTGAACAAGGTGGAGAGTTTCTTAGGCTTTATGAAGGAAGATTTTTTGAGGAAGCTGAACTTATCAGGCGTGCCGCAGGAACACAGAAAGGTTCAGCCTCCTCAGTTCATGATCGAACTCTATAATAGATACGCTTCTGACAAGAACTCCATCCCTCGGTCGGATGTCATCCGAAGCTTTGTCGTTCAGGGTGAGTACACATAAAGAGAGCTCACAATCTCTGAGGCGGATCTGTTCAATATTACACACATTAAAAGAGCTTCTTTGATTGATTGTACCATCAGAGGAAACTTTTCATTAGGTGATATATACTGGAACCAGCAGCGGTGGACAATAACAAGAGTTTTAACTGGATTGCTCAcacaaaaatgttcattttactaTCATTTGCTTATTCTTTacgtcaggggtcaccaatctcatttcTGGAGGTCCGTTggcctgcagggtttagctccaacttgcctcaacacacctgcctgggtgttttaagtatacctagtaaagctgcggtcacactagagtttgataatAAAATTCTGTGGTAcgacgctgcgaaaaggggcgggaataaacaagattatctgttcagagaggtcatgttttgatcctcaattggtctcacgcagtcaagtgatgcgatttcgcaggtcagagttcaccaagcttgaactttgcaccgtaggaacctgcgaaacttgacgcatgaccttgcgtttccggtctgaccaacacaatctcacggcaattcgtaactttttcatttagtggctaattcgtatgaatttgtacgatctaattcgtacaatttagtacgatttgcttatcccccaatgacggttggggttaggggtggggttaggtgccacgcctcctttttaaaatcgtatcatttcgtacgactgaaatcgtacaaattcgtacgaattagccactaaactgccaaaacgttaaatacttacgttttctcgtgagatcacgctggtctgacacattcgcgcgagtatgaatggaagtctacgggaggAAAAGCAGCTTCAGACCTTGATtatcttgttcaggtgtgtttgattagggttggagctaaaatctgcaggacaccggccctccaggaacaagtttggtaatCCCTGCTCTGCGTGCTCCAAAACTATATGagcttctgttgaatacaaaactgtgaagaatgttggggaaaaggcagccattgacatccatataaaaatactatgaaagtcagtttTCCCCCCCGCAGAATTCTtcaatatatttatgaaaatgaagaaaaattcATGAAAGTTTACAACCAATTTGGTGTGAGGAAACAGTGAATATCCCTTTTTAATACATTATCGAATATCTTTCACAAAAGTTGTTTTGtaaacttattttaaagcataattgtgctttttttatattaaaaatatatttttttattatttataactaaAGAAATTCTCCTGCCGTAATTTAAAGTCATAACAGTGGTGTCTTTTTTCATGAATGAGCTGACTTTTGTCAACACAtaataatccttttttttttttttaaatgaactgctGATTTTCGTCTCCTTCAGCAATTTTCTGAGAGTCAGTTGTCGATCTTTAGTGCGTTTATTCATCTGCCGTccctatgtgggcggagtaatacacaagaggctgtatgagtgctgttattttGGAATATCGcatgactatcagccaatcagattcgagaaccagatagaaatattgtaaaaattacaataattattaaacgcattttaattttttgtttcttcTTGTAAATTTTAAACTATTACTGGCTATCAAAATGACCAGAAATCCAGTGAATTTaaggggacttttttttttaaagtgtaatattGAACattggcggcatggtggctcagtggttagcactgtcgcctcacagcaacaaagCCACTGGTTCGAAttacggctgggtcagtttggcattactgtgtggagtttgaatgttctccccgtgttgttgtgggtttcctccgggtgctccggtttcccccacagtccaaacacatgcgctatagggcaattggataaactaaattggctgtagggtgtgagtgcatgtgtgtttcccagtactgggttgcggctgtgtaaaacatatggcggAACAGTTGGCGGTTGAGTAATATTTTTTTGGCCTCTCTTATCCTTTTCACAAGATCTTTAACACATCAAATTAATGGTAAAATTCACTGAGCTCCCTTTTGTCTACTCTACAGATGTTATTTATTCCATCAGACAAGGCAACAAAACCCAACACCGGCTGCTATTCAACGTTTCCATCCCAAATCACGAAGAGATTACCTCAGTCCAGCTACGTCTGTTCACTCTCTGGCACAGACATAAACCCGCCTGCGACGATCTCTTCACATCCATAAACGTCTATGATGTAGAATACGAGCAGAATGCTAAAATATTACACCTTCTGGATGGCAGAGACGTGAGAGAGTCCATAAACACGTGGGAGGCTTTTGATGTGACCGGAGCCGTCAGGATTTGGCATGAATCTAGACGTGGGGCTGGGGAAATTCAGGTTGAAGTCCAACATAGCTGTGACTCCTTCGATATAAGTCTGAGTCTAGAGGACAACAGCTCTGCGGTCGTCATTGTTTTTTCTGATGATCTCGGAAACCGGAAGGAAGAGTCGATGAGGAAGGTTAAAGAGATGCTTGTGCGTGAACAACAGCAAGTGGGAAATCAAGCTCCAGTGAGCAACCGACACCGCAGGAGAAAGAGGAAAGCAAAGAACAATTATTGTCGGAGAACTTCCCTCAAGGTCAATTTCAAAGACATCGGATGGGACAAATGGATCGTTGCGCCGCCGGAATACGACGCTTATGAGTGCAAAGGTGTGTGTTATTTCCCTCTAACTGATGACGTTAGCCCATCCAGACATGCAGTCATCCAGACACTGGTTAACCTCAGCAATCCAAAGAAAGCAAACATGGCATGTTGCGTCCCGACCAAGCTGGACCCAATCGCCGTCATGTACCAGGAAAAAGGCGTCATCACCGTCCGACATCTCTACGAGGAGATGAAAGTTGCAAAGTGTGGCTGTAGGTAGTGTTTGGATGCATCTGTATACatgtatataacatatatatatattatgtatatcgttataaatatatttttattcctaTTGAAAtacctcttaaagggatagttcaccccaaaaattaaaagtctgtttaatttgttccaaacctggggtgcgtttcccaaacatcGATGTAACTCGTGgctaaactatcatagtacgatgcatcatttgggaaaagaaccagcctaggctggttggctggttttagctggtcgaccaggctggttttagaggggttttggccacttccaggctggtttccagccatttccagcctggtcttagctggtcaggcttggagatgaccagctaaaaccagcttgaccagccaagccaagctgggagtccagccaaaaccagctatatccagcttaaaccaggctggtcaagctggttttagctggatttggccggtcattttccagcctgaccaccagcctggtcgaccagctaaaaccagccaaccagcctaggctggtttaagctggatttttcagcagggatgcataatttgggaaaagaacgatgtttGTTTCCCAAAACTCGTAGTTTCTCTTTTGCAGATCTATCGTTTGAACATAcagtaacattatttatcaacatgtggctctttttggattcttggacTCTATAGACATGAAAAATgcaaacaggaaatacgttgagaccattgtttttgtttacatttctcaAAATGTTCTATATTCCTACCCTAAACTGTTTAAATAACCATAAGcagatatttttaatttaatgaagcAATTGTCATGGTTATTGGTTTATTAATAGCTTGAGAATTGTAGCTTAAAGTGTAACcaacattattttaatgaaacaaCGATTGTAGAGGTTAATGTCAACATCCTTAATGTGATCAAAATGCTATTTTCACTTCAACATGTTGACTACATGAGAATATACTGCAGGGGCATTTCAAGGATTCAGCATCTGGGACACAGATCAAAACATCAGGCCTGATATTTCTCCTTAGAGATCTTTTTGTTTAACATTTTGATACAGAAACATACTTACACATGTATGCAAAAACAGATGTGGATGCTTGGCCAATGCATACTGTACATACTAGTCAAAAACCTCAAGGGGGCGATAGAGTAACAGTACTGTTCAGGTAGAAGGGAATATCTACGGTACAAATTAGTAGCTCTCCTGAAAcggtttttcagatgttttccaAGCGCTGTctaagagagcaaggaaattattAATGCtagcatcttgcaaaataactagtaaagacgaaagaaattaattaatggaaattagttattaaaattattatgtttaaaaatgtatagccaaaatcttctctctgttaaacagcacagaaaaaaatatataaataaataaataatattataatatataataaacacacacacacacacacacatgtactgtatatatatatttaactgtaTATGAGATTCAACGTGTTTAGCaaaaaagtctatttaactgtGCATCTATAagacaatttctttttttaaatgtgtttttattaaagtttttataaaCATAGTATACGAATAACACTTACTTATAATGTTTACAATCACAGaaaagaaacaaatagatgtaaaataattgatataaattataataatatataaataatagtgacagctttaaaacaaaaaaaataataatttaattaattaattaaaagaggggggggagaataaataaataaataaataaataaataaataaataaataaactccaaTATAAAGGCAATAACTGTGACAAAGACAAAGCCCCTGAAACCCTTTCAAAGATCAAGCATGTATGTTTCGATTAATGCCCAGGTCTGTTGGAAGAAGTCTAAAAGTCTAACTGCAAATCTGCAGTCattttctcatatatatatatatatatatatatatatatatatatatatatatatatatatatatatatatatatatatacacacacacacacacacacacacacacacatatacatatatatacacacacgtttCAACCTCTGTGTCTATTCTGTCAAAGTAGGTTGGCAGGTCTTCATCCAGTTCACTGTAATTCTTTTCCTACCTGTTATTATGAATATATTTAGTGTAAATAGGTGAGACTTACTGAATTGATCAAATATGTTATTGATGATGTGAATTGACAAAATACTGGGTGCATTGGTATGTCATATCCTAAAACTTTTCTAATCTCCCTGTTAACCTCCTGCCAGTACACTTGTATATTAGGACATTCCCAAAATATGTGAACACAGTCCCCCACTTCTCCACAATCTCTCCAGCATTGTGATAATTGTAAAGAACTATTGAATTTGGCGGCCACTAACGGAACTCTGAAAAACCTCATCTTCCAGTCCAACTCCCTCCATATTCCCTGCTTATACCCTTATAACAATTTGTGCATATTTGTTCCCACATTTCATCCTCTATTATAGTGTTTAACACTAATTCCCTAATTCTTTTGCTATAATGAGAGTAGTCAGATTTATCCTGCATCAGTTTTCTATATAAATGGGCTACAGGATTTTTAGCAGGCAGACCGTGTTCAATAATATCCTAATAAGTATTCCTAACAACCAAAGCTACTACTGAACCTAAGTGAAGTCGCTTAATTAAATGTGTAAACAAATAACACTAATGAGGCATAAGAATTTAGCCAGTGGCGATCCCACTCTGGGTATTTCCaggacaaataaacaaatattttcaggGAAATGCACATATTTTGggaggcgtgtgtgtgtgtctgtgtttaggCAATACTCTCACTATAAAGTTCAAGACAAAAACTTCCAGGGCTTGAACTCTAAACCATGACCCCATGACTTTTAAGATATTTGACATTGCACACTTACTTCCAGTACTACTTTTCATCtgattttctatttatatatatatatttcattacctttttgttctgtatatatctgtatataatCACTTGTTTTTGCTTATGGTTCTATcatgtactgtgcatttacatacAACACGTGTGTTTTTACAATAGTAATTTTATTAACTGTAAATTGATTTATGTTTTatcaataaaaaagtaattttattgcAAGGAAGTTGAATATTTTGTTTCCATTTGGTAATTCTCAGTTTCTTTAGATTTACTAGGTGGCTTAGGagatacggtggctcagtggttagcactctcccctcacagcaagaaggtcgctggttcacgGCAGTCACGGCTGGGgtagttggcatatctgtgtggagtttgcatatgaCCAATTTAGCCGATTaaattccaatagtatctggatgcagcctttatgatgcacgatgagtcactgtgaggggtagggttaggggtggggttagatgaaaccattaaaaagcattggatgccgcccagattgcatctgcaccaagtctgcagccagacccctctcttcAATTTACACAAAGCACATGTGTTtggtgcacccagaggaaacccgcaccaacatggggagaacatgcaaactggcacagcttggactcgaaccagtgaccttcttgctgtgaggtgacagtgctaaccattgagccgcCGTGCCACCCTAACACAGTTATTTTCTGTGGGAAAAAATACTCATgacaacatttattatttttaaatagttttagaatgtaaataagcaaaaatatatattgtggtttaataattcagattcttttaatcacaaaaaattaatgCAGTGGAAAAAAATACTTATGACAAGATTACTTTTTTTATAAATTCGAAAGAAATGTTAACAACTTTATATGATAAAATAATCAGAAAATCAATATCTGgtggaatatatattttttttttatcacaaccaATCAACAGTTATTTTCTGTGTGAAAAACACCACTAATGACAATATTTTTAGTagaaattttgaagaaatttAACATTAGataataaaaatgatcaaaacatCAATATTTGGCGGAGTAATTAAGATTTTTGGTCCCAcattatattaagtggccttaactaacatgtacttacataggaattaatagtttgttacaatgtatatacatgtatttactgtgtacttatgcttgattaaaaacatttatgtaattacatctgtaattgacttttgtaattacatttgtaaatacactgttgaccatcccttacacccttaaacctacccataccaccaaacctgtccataacccaacccctatcccaactcaaaagcaccacaagtttgctcaaatacattatgaacaaggtaagtacattgtatttatttttctaatgtaagtaaatagtagttaaggacacttaatataaaggggGACAAGATTTTTAAATGACTACAAATTACCATGGAAAAACACTCCTAGttacaatattttcatttaaaaattggAAGTAAATCACAACT contains:
- the gdf2 gene encoding growth/differentiation factor 2 preproprotein, with translation MWRVGHLLLLMSIVFRITEEKSLGDAGSLEDSMFIQEQKLVEDDDLNKVESFLGFMKEDFLRKLNLSGVPQEHRKVQPPQFMIELYNRYASDKNSIPRSDVIRSFVVQDVIYSIRQGNKTQHRLLFNVSIPNHEEITSVQLRLFTLWHRHKPACDDLFTSINVYDVEYEQNAKILHLLDGRDVRESINTWEAFDVTGAVRIWHESRRGAGEIQVEVQHSCDSFDISLSLEDNSSAVVIVFSDDLGNRKEESMRKVKEMLVREQQQVGNQAPVSNRHRRRKRKAKNNYCRRTSLKVNFKDIGWDKWIVAPPEYDAYECKGVCYFPLTDDVSPSRHAVIQTLVNLSNPKKANMACCVPTKLDPIAVMYQEKGVITVRHLYEEMKVAKCGCR